From the Candidatus Margulisiibacteriota bacterium genome, one window contains:
- a CDS encoding HIT domain-containing protein, whose product MSDCIFCKIASKTIKSDIVYEDDKTLIFSDINPVAEHHYLVITKEHFSDILALPESEIKYIHKAIKIVVEKFGLAKNGFRIVNNCGPDAGQAVPHVHFHVIAGRKLSWPPG is encoded by the coding sequence ATGAGTGATTGTATTTTTTGCAAAATAGCATCAAAAACCATTAAATCCGATATTGTTTATGAAGATGACAAAACTCTTATTTTTTCCGATATAAATCCTGTAGCCGAACATCATTATCTGGTAATAACCAAAGAGCATTTTTCTGACATATTAGCTCTGCCTGAGAGTGAAATAAAATATATTCATAAAGCCATAAAAATTGTGGTGGAAAAGTTCGGGCTGGCAAAAAATGGTTTTCGGATAGTGAATAACTGCGGACCGGACGCGGGCCAGGCAGTGCCTCATGTCCATTTCCATGTTATTGCCGGAAGAAAATTGTCCTGGCCCCCCGGATAA
- the recR gene encoding recombination mediator RecR, producing the protein MTSIEPLKNIVQELSKIPGIGHKTAQRMALYLLSIKASELDYLIEAIKDLKDNVGFCKRCFYLSYKTDLCTHCSDEHRDKNKLCLVSDSKDVLAIEKMGRYNGIYHVLGGVISPLDGIGPEQLRIKEFLQRLKTEEIKEIIFALTPSIEGETTTMYLTKLLKPLNIQLSQIAHGIPLGSDLEWADELTLNRAFEGRNIL; encoded by the coding sequence TTGACAAGTATCGAACCCTTAAAAAATATTGTTCAGGAATTATCCAAAATACCGGGAATCGGGCACAAAACCGCTCAGAGAATGGCATTATATCTGCTGAGCATCAAGGCATCTGAGCTGGATTATCTGATAGAGGCTATCAAAGACCTAAAGGATAATGTAGGTTTTTGCAAACGTTGTTTTTACTTATCTTACAAGACCGATTTATGCACGCATTGCTCTGATGAGCACAGGGACAAAAATAAATTATGTCTGGTAAGCGATTCCAAAGATGTGTTGGCCATAGAAAAAATGGGCAGGTATAACGGAATATATCACGTGCTGGGCGGTGTTATTTCACCGCTGGATGGGATCGGCCCGGAGCAACTGCGCATTAAAGAATTTTTACAGCGTTTGAAAACAGAAGAAATAAAGGAAATTATTTTTGCTCTGACCCCGTCTATAGAAGGAGAAACTACAACTATGTATCTGACGAAGTTATTGAAACCTTTAAATATTCAACTTTCACAGATTGCTCATGGTATTCCTCTGGGCAGTGATCTGGAATGGGCTGATGAATTAACGCTAAACAGGGCTTTTGAAGGTCGCAATATATTATAA
- the rpsU gene encoding 30S ribosomal protein S21, whose translation MAESTKKPNESFDKVLRRFKKKVKEEGILQEVKKREFYEKPSEIKKRRDRAAARRIRAKQMADEW comes from the coding sequence ATGGCAGAATCAACCAAGAAACCTAACGAATCTTTTGACAAGGTTCTTAGGCGTTTTAAAAAGAAAGTTAAAGAAGAAGGTATTTTACAGGAAGTTAAAAAGCGTGAATTTTACGAAAAACCATCAGAAATAAAAAAGCGCAGAGACAGAGCAGCAGCACGCAGGATCAGAGCAAAACAAATGGCGGACGAGTGGTAA
- a CDS encoding LptF/LptG family permease → MVKLFDRYCIKELTFPFLIATTAFVIIGLVDLLFSLLDYLINRGVPAGVIFKLLLYKVPAIIVLFLPLATLFAVMLVIFRWVKDSEMIVYWTNGVVYERIFVPVVIFALTITGLAFYLGEYVVPITNFKSNTLIHRVILKETIPTLEENTFFKDVGNKIFYVRKIYKDKKMMEGIMLYELDVQPPRVIMADKAQWNGNYWLLQNGQIHRYNINGFFEYEAQFKEMKIKVNYDIDSAYQKVKNTKEMSLVELKKRIREMDVAG, encoded by the coding sequence GTGGTAAAGCTTTTTGATCGTTACTGCATCAAAGAACTGACATTTCCTTTTTTAATCGCAACTACTGCCTTTGTTATCATCGGCCTTGTCGATCTTTTATTTTCACTACTTGATTATCTTATCAACCGCGGGGTGCCTGCTGGTGTCATATTCAAACTTTTATTATACAAAGTACCAGCTATTATAGTTCTTTTTTTACCGTTAGCCACCTTGTTTGCTGTAATGCTGGTAATTTTTCGCTGGGTAAAAGACAGCGAGATGATCGTCTACTGGACTAACGGTGTAGTTTATGAAAGGATTTTTGTGCCGGTTGTAATCTTTGCGTTAACAATTACAGGTTTGGCTTTTTATTTGGGAGAATACGTGGTCCCAATAACCAATTTCAAATCAAACACTTTGATCCATAGAGTGATATTAAAGGAAACTATTCCAACGCTGGAGGAGAATACTTTTTTCAAGGATGTGGGTAATAAAATTTTTTATGTGCGAAAAATTTATAAAGATAAAAAAATGATGGAAGGCATTATGCTTTATGAACTGGATGTTCAACCACCACGAGTTATCATGGCTGATAAAGCGCAATGGAACGGTAATTACTGGTTGTTGCAAAATGGCCAGATCCATCGTTACAATATTAACGGATTCTTTGAATATGAGGCGCAGTTCAAGGAAATGAAAATAAAAGTAAATTATGATATTGATTCGGCTTATCAGAAAGTAAAAAATACCAAGGAAATGAGCCTGGTGGAGCTGAAAAAAAGAATCAGGGAAATGGATGTAGCCGG
- the fliI gene encoding flagellar protein export ATPase FliI gives MTNTVEEQIPSVDLSAYISSIKQVGELGKLIGKVTEVVGLIIEAQLQGVSVGEVCHIEIPSNRMVRSEVVGFKKDKALLMPFGPLEGISPGSLVYATGKPLSVKVGKNLLGRVLDGLGDPIDGKGDIKAEAFYPLDNEPPDPVKRPRITKVLETGVRVIDGCLTLGRGQRIGIFSGSGVGKSTLMGQLARQSKADIAVIALIGERGREVKDFMEESLGEEGLKRSVVVVATSDKPPLIRLKGALVGSAIAEYFRDQGKDVLFMMDSTTRYAMAQREVGLATGEPPTTKGYPPSVFALMPRLMERTGTSDKGTITAIYTVLVEGSDMDEPIADTARGILDGHIILSRDIAAKNHFPSVDVNMSVSRLFTNINTPEHIKGAGLLREVLARYNEAEDLINIGAYVRGSNPKIDWAIDKIDKVNNFLRQGTHEFTSYDETVKHLVDTMGSGHGVGGGGFQGSSTTTMTQMQPAAKEENLLGDDLDFDNLNFDEF, from the coding sequence ATGACTAATACCGTCGAAGAGCAAATTCCTTCAGTAGACCTATCTGCGTATATAAGTTCAATTAAACAGGTAGGGGAACTGGGCAAGTTAATAGGCAAGGTTACCGAGGTTGTCGGTCTTATTATCGAGGCTCAATTACAAGGTGTATCGGTTGGAGAAGTTTGCCATATAGAGATTCCCAGTAACAGGATGGTAAGATCGGAAGTAGTTGGTTTTAAAAAAGATAAGGCCTTGTTAATGCCTTTTGGCCCGCTGGAAGGTATCAGTCCCGGCAGTCTGGTTTACGCAACGGGCAAACCGCTTTCTGTCAAAGTTGGTAAAAATCTTTTAGGCCGGGTATTGGACGGTTTGGGTGATCCTATAGATGGCAAGGGTGATATAAAAGCAGAAGCATTTTATCCGCTGGACAATGAACCGCCTGATCCTGTAAAACGTCCAAGAATAACCAAGGTACTGGAAACTGGCGTGCGCGTGATTGACGGCTGCCTAACTTTGGGACGTGGTCAGCGTATTGGAATTTTTTCCGGCTCGGGGGTCGGTAAATCTACTTTAATGGGCCAGCTAGCCAGACAGTCTAAAGCAGACATCGCGGTTATTGCTTTAATAGGTGAAAGAGGCCGGGAAGTAAAAGATTTTATGGAAGAGTCCCTGGGTGAGGAAGGTTTAAAAAGGTCTGTGGTAGTGGTAGCTACATCTGACAAACCGCCGCTGATCCGTCTTAAAGGGGCGCTGGTCGGTTCAGCTATAGCGGAATACTTCCGCGATCAGGGTAAAGACGTACTTTTTATGATGGATAGTACTACACGTTATGCCATGGCTCAGCGTGAAGTGGGACTGGCAACCGGTGAACCACCTACAACCAAAGGATATCCGCCTTCTGTTTTTGCTCTGATGCCCCGTCTGATGGAACGTACCGGTACCAGCGACAAAGGTACGATAACCGCCATTTATACGGTATTGGTAGAAGGAAGCGATATGGATGAACCCATCGCCGATACAGCGCGCGGTATACTGGATGGGCATATTATTCTTTCGCGTGATATCGCAGCAAAGAATCATTTTCCTTCAGTTGATGTAAATATGAGCGTCAGCCGATTGTTTACTAATATTAATACTCCGGAGCATATAAAGGGCGCAGGCCTTCTACGGGAAGTTCTGGCCCGTTATAATGAAGCTGAGGACCTCATCAATATCGGCGCTTACGTGCGGGGCAGCAATCCCAAGATCGACTGGGCCATTGATAAAATCGACAAAGTTAATAATTTTTTAAGGCAGGGTACGCATGAGTTTACATCCTATGATGAAACTGTAAAACATCTCGTGGATACAATGGGCTCAGGCCATGGTGTGGGAGGAGGAGGATTCCAGGGTTCATCCACCACGACAATGACGCAGATGCAGCCTGCTGCCAAAGAAGAAAATTTGCTTGGAGATGACCTGGATTTTGATAATCTGAACTTTGACGAGTTTTAA
- a CDS encoding HU family DNA-binding protein translates to MNKKVLIDKVTEYIDLKKSDVKKVVELVFDEITKELAKQKEVSIVGFGTFEVRGKPARLGTNPITHKHIQVPESVYIGFKMGHGLKSELRSNRAKVRKV, encoded by the coding sequence ATGAACAAAAAAGTATTGATAGACAAAGTTACAGAATATATCGATTTAAAAAAATCAGATGTTAAAAAGGTTGTGGAACTGGTGTTTGATGAGATCACCAAAGAACTGGCCAAACAAAAAGAAGTTTCCATAGTGGGGTTCGGGACATTTGAGGTAAGAGGCAAGCCCGCGCGTCTGGGCACAAATCCTATTACGCACAAACATATTCAAGTACCGGAATCGGTTTATATCGGATTTAAAATGGGGCATGGTCTGAAAAGTGAATTGCGCAGTAACAGGGCCAAGGTTAGGAAAGTGTAA
- a CDS encoding YbaB/EbfC family nucleoid-associated protein: MFGNMGQMMKQIGDLKKQMKELKKVVVEVSSKNEEVTVKCNGEMKILEVKIKDNADLKQLPNLIRDTVNKAMDEVKLKSLGQFKGLENLNIPGL, translated from the coding sequence ATGTTCGGAAATATGGGACAAATGATGAAACAGATCGGGGACCTGAAAAAGCAGATGAAAGAGTTGAAAAAAGTAGTAGTGGAAGTATCTTCAAAAAATGAAGAAGTCACCGTTAAATGCAACGGAGAAATGAAAATCCTGGAAGTGAAGATAAAGGATAACGCGGATTTAAAGCAGCTTCCGAACCTGATAAGAGATACGGTCAACAAGGCAATGGATGAAGTAAAGTTGAAAAGCCTGGGCCAGTTTAAAGGCCTGGAAAACTTGAATATTCCGGGGTTATAA
- a CDS encoding FliH/SctL family protein translates to MEENIRQNFMNKAIIKREQISVNHENKNSFQKSPGEGKVRVEFKLSKEKLEEQLSAIKQEMTRDIAQKRQELDREQQEMEQNRQVLEEHQKKLFAEAEYLKQESTKKGYDEGFARGKENGYGEGYKQGHEKGQKEFDLIKEEYIRGTKEIFAKLYDLNVYKARIFEQTEPHLLTLIDEIIKKVISEEIEVKPDLILKVIKNSIKRLKDVYNVKLKVNPKHFNFINDNKDRLIYETGGIHSLDIVQDSALHEGGCIIETDYGIVDATLETKMISIMELINKTFEQKHKAVAAPLAVEIPEQTQNDEVDKEIVNAADEEDEDILSMVDTNLDSDDLSFLADDEETDEDTEAELDMDIDEDEALNLDEDFSEEQLETE, encoded by the coding sequence ATGGAAGAAAATATCAGGCAAAACTTCATGAATAAAGCCATAATCAAAAGAGAGCAAATATCCGTAAATCACGAGAATAAAAATTCTTTTCAGAAAAGTCCGGGTGAAGGTAAAGTTCGTGTGGAATTTAAATTATCCAAAGAAAAACTGGAAGAACAACTTTCTGCCATTAAGCAGGAAATGACGCGGGATATAGCACAAAAAAGGCAGGAACTGGACAGAGAGCAGCAGGAAATGGAACAGAACAGACAAGTTCTTGAAGAACATCAGAAAAAGCTTTTTGCCGAAGCAGAATACCTGAAGCAGGAATCCACAAAGAAGGGTTATGATGAAGGCTTTGCCAGAGGTAAGGAAAACGGATATGGAGAGGGATACAAACAAGGCCATGAAAAGGGTCAAAAGGAATTTGATCTGATTAAAGAAGAATATATTCGCGGCACTAAAGAAATTTTCGCCAAACTCTATGATTTGAATGTTTATAAGGCCAGGATTTTTGAGCAGACCGAACCGCATCTTTTGACGCTGATTGATGAAATAATAAAAAAAGTTATCAGTGAAGAAATAGAAGTCAAACCTGATCTTATTCTTAAAGTCATAAAGAATTCCATCAAACGTTTAAAGGATGTTTATAATGTTAAACTTAAGGTTAATCCCAAGCATTTTAATTTTATAAATGATAACAAAGACAGGCTTATCTATGAAACCGGGGGAATACATAGCCTCGATATTGTGCAGGATTCAGCTTTGCACGAGGGCGGTTGCATAATAGAGACGGATTACGGGATTGTTGATGCAACTCTTGAAACCAAAATGATCAGTATAATGGAACTTATTAACAAAACATTTGAACAAAAGCACAAAGCAGTTGCTGCACCTCTGGCAGTCGAAATTCCTGAGCAAACCCAAAACGATGAAGTGGACAAAGAAATCGTTAATGCGGCTGATGAGGAAGATGAAGACATTTTGTCGATGGTAGATACAAACCTGGATTCGGACGATTTGAGCTTCCTCGCTGATGATGAAGAAACCGATGAAGACACTGAGGCCGAACTGGACATGGATATTGATGAAGATGAAGCCTTGAACCTGGACGAAGATTTTTCTGAAGAGCAGTTGGAAACTGAATGA
- the tmk gene encoding dTMP kinase gives MEKKIYKGKLITFEGPEGGGKTTQIQLLAGYLKDRGFNVITSREPGGTGIGISIRNILLDPSFIHIDSRTELMLFLADRAQHVQEIILPALEKGSIVICDRYTDSTIAYQVGGRNFPEALIEQLNEFSSYGIKPDLTLLLDVDYSVGIKRATKLYTDRFELEKQQFHERIRQKYHDLQSKEPQRIRILDTTKNHIEIIQKTIRQILFEEKIIGGLDD, from the coding sequence ATGGAAAAAAAGATTTATAAAGGAAAACTGATCACGTTTGAAGGACCCGAAGGCGGAGGTAAAACTACTCAAATTCAGCTTCTGGCTGGTTATTTAAAAGATCGGGGTTTTAATGTGATTACTTCCCGTGAACCCGGCGGTACTGGCATCGGTATTTCTATTCGCAATATTTTACTGGACCCATCTTTTATTCATATCGATTCGCGAACGGAGTTAATGTTATTCCTTGCTGACCGAGCACAGCATGTGCAGGAAATTATTTTGCCTGCGCTGGAAAAAGGTTCCATAGTAATCTGTGATCGTTATACAGATTCTACAATTGCTTATCAGGTAGGGGGGAGAAATTTTCCCGAAGCGCTGATCGAACAGCTCAATGAATTTTCATCCTATGGTATTAAGCCGGATTTGACCCTGTTACTGGATGTTGATTATAGCGTAGGTATCAAGCGCGCAACCAAATTGTACACTGACCGCTTTGAACTGGAAAAGCAGCAGTTTCATGAAAGGATCAGGCAGAAATATCACGATCTGCAAAGCAAAGAACCTCAGCGTATACGTATTCTGGATACTACAAAAAATCACATAGAAATCATACAGAAAACCATTCGCCAGATTTTGTTTGAGGAAAAAATAATAGGCGGTCTGGATGACTAG
- a CDS encoding AAA family ATPase, producing MDEDYKLLLDLLPDFIIEEANKKSILYNIDEIIMDIGRYAEIREKDKAYQVTQRLVSYDDIDHIVERIPAFSGDNRSGIDRTLHRISAMKNRKGRIIGLTFRVGRAVYGSVEMIRDLLDMGKSILLMGPPGIGKTTKLREISRVLAEKGKRVVIVDTSNEIAGEGDIPHIGIGNSRRMQVTRPDMQHAVMIEAVENHMPEVIIVDEIGTEMEARAARTIAERGVQLIATAHGQTIHNLIKNPTLSDLVGGIETATLSDEEAKRRGTQKTILERAAHPTFDILIELKDRYNLHCYKDVARSVDIILRGGEAKPEIRTITEDGKVQIYKTSHENREPLTEKKSFIDEHAVKLFPYAINRANLEMAIQTLGVKCKIVNIPEEADIMLTTKAQLKRNAKIERLSADKNIPVYTIKSAGGEHLEKFLKYIFKIADLNEQDATAQLDKVVLAAIDRLKKGIKPIELAPADAFVRRYQHRLISAQGYRSESVGKEPNRRVKIYGKKDL from the coding sequence ATGGACGAAGATTATAAATTATTACTTGATCTGTTGCCGGATTTTATCATTGAAGAAGCCAATAAAAAGTCTATTCTTTATAATATTGATGAAATTATTATGGATATCGGTCGTTACGCTGAAATCAGGGAAAAAGATAAAGCCTATCAGGTTACCCAGCGTTTAGTGTCTTATGATGATATAGATCATATTGTAGAACGTATTCCGGCATTTTCCGGAGACAACAGGTCAGGCATAGACAGGACACTGCATCGCATATCAGCGATGAAAAACAGGAAAGGTCGTATTATCGGCCTGACCTTCAGGGTAGGGCGGGCTGTTTATGGGTCAGTAGAAATGATCAGGGATTTGCTGGATATGGGTAAATCTATTTTATTAATGGGTCCTCCGGGTATTGGAAAAACAACAAAATTACGGGAAATTTCCAGAGTGCTGGCGGAAAAGGGCAAACGCGTGGTAATTGTTGACACTTCCAATGAAATTGCCGGAGAAGGAGATATCCCGCATATAGGTATCGGTAACTCCCGCCGAATGCAGGTGACCAGGCCGGATATGCAGCACGCGGTCATGATTGAAGCAGTGGAGAATCATATGCCGGAAGTAATAATTGTTGACGAAATAGGTACGGAAATGGAAGCCAGGGCTGCCAGAACTATTGCGGAAAGAGGAGTGCAGCTTATTGCCACAGCGCACGGCCAGACAATTCATAATTTGATAAAAAATCCTACACTATCTGATCTTGTAGGAGGTATAGAAACCGCAACATTAAGTGATGAGGAGGCAAAACGCAGAGGTACGCAAAAAACCATATTGGAACGTGCGGCGCATCCTACTTTTGATATTCTTATCGAGTTGAAGGATCGATACAACCTGCATTGTTATAAAGATGTAGCCCGTTCGGTAGACATAATTCTGCGGGGAGGAGAAGCTAAACCGGAGATCAGAACTATCACCGAAGACGGGAAAGTCCAGATTTATAAAACCAGTCATGAAAACAGGGAACCGTTAACTGAGAAAAAATCGTTTATCGATGAACACGCGGTCAAACTTTTTCCCTATGCAATTAACAGGGCAAATCTGGAAATGGCTATTCAGACACTAGGTGTTAAATGTAAAATAGTAAATATTCCTGAAGAAGCGGATATTATGTTGACGACCAAGGCTCAGTTGAAAAGGAACGCTAAAATAGAACGCCTGTCCGCTGATAAAAACATACCGGTATATACCATTAAGTCTGCCGGCGGCGAGCATCTGGAAAAGTTTTTGAAGTATATTTTTAAAATCGCCGATCTTAACGAACAAGATGCTACGGCACAGCTGGATAAGGTGGTTTTGGCAGCCATAGATCGTTTGAAAAAAGGTATAAAACCGATTGAACTGGCACCCGCGGATGCGTTTGTCAGACGTTATCAGCATCGTTTGATCTCAGCGCAGGGGTACCGCAGCGAAAGTGTCGGTAAAGAACCGAACAGAAGGGTGAAAATATATGGAAAAAAAGATTTATAA
- a CDS encoding N-acetyltransferase: MQISIRKAILTDSEKIHSLIQHFAKKGIMLARSQQYIYDHVRDFFVAIKDKQVVGICAFTVSQKDLAEVKSLAVDEKHQKSGIARQLIENGINDLKELGVKKVFCLTYVPGLFEKMGFTQVAKESLPHKIWTECINCPSFPDCDEIALTKEI; this comes from the coding sequence ATGCAAATATCGATACGTAAAGCAATTCTTACTGATAGCGAAAAAATTCATTCGCTTATACAACACTTTGCCAAAAAAGGAATAATGCTCGCAAGATCGCAACAATATATATATGATCATGTCCGTGATTTTTTTGTGGCAATAAAGGATAAACAAGTTGTTGGGATTTGCGCTTTTACAGTTTCACAAAAAGACCTGGCAGAAGTAAAATCACTGGCTGTAGATGAAAAGCATCAGAAATCAGGAATTGCCAGACAATTAATAGAAAATGGAATAAACGATCTTAAAGAACTGGGTGTAAAGAAAGTATTCTGCCTGACCTATGTACCGGGACTTTTTGAAAAAATGGGATTCACTCAGGTTGCCAAAGAGAGTCTGCCGCATAAAATCTGGACAGAATGTATTAACTGCCCTTCTTTTCCAGATTGTGATGAAATAGCTCTGACTAAAGAAATCTAA
- the ricT gene encoding regulatory iron-sulfur-containing complex subunit RicT: MSEGTIYFGVKFRYFDKVYSIQKLSIPVKLNDPVVVETNRGNEFGVIALIKEIPHSKKPKLDIMVKRVVRIATDEDIQAFNKIEEQEKEAFIECVRRNLQYQYPVKFFKVEKLFDGSRYIIYYKKGEEDQYKKQSKRKVSFQPLISELGAFLNAKVELREVGNRGEAKIFGGLGSCGKSLCCVNWNKKGSAVTVKMAKEQGLAINIPKLSGACGRLICCLCYERENYQDGNFCHE; this comes from the coding sequence ATGAGTGAAGGGACAATTTATTTCGGGGTTAAATTCAGATATTTTGACAAGGTATACTCGATTCAAAAACTAAGTATACCGGTAAAGCTTAATGATCCGGTGGTAGTAGAAACAAACCGGGGTAACGAGTTCGGTGTGATTGCCTTGATAAAGGAGATACCGCATAGTAAAAAACCCAAACTGGATATTATGGTTAAAAGGGTTGTCAGAATTGCGACAGATGAAGACATACAGGCTTTTAATAAAATTGAAGAACAGGAAAAGGAAGCTTTTATAGAATGCGTGCGTAGAAATCTCCAATACCAATATCCTGTGAAGTTTTTTAAAGTAGAAAAATTATTTGATGGTTCCCGATACATTATTTATTATAAAAAAGGTGAAGAAGACCAGTATAAAAAGCAAAGTAAAAGGAAAGTAAGTTTTCAACCGCTGATCAGTGAACTTGGCGCTTTTTTAAACGCCAAGGTAGAACTGCGCGAGGTAGGTAACCGCGGTGAAGCCAAAATTTTTGGCGGTTTGGGGTCTTGCGGCAAAAGCCTTTGCTGCGTAAACTGGAACAAAAAAGGATCGGCCGTGACCGTGAAAATGGCCAAGGAACAGGGGCTGGCTATAAATATACCAAAACTTTCCGGCGCTTGCGGTCGTTTGATATGTTGTTTATGTTATGAAAGAGAAAATTATCAGGACGGTAATTTTTGTCATGAGTGA
- a CDS encoding MinD/ParA family protein produces the protein MFSFSTNESGINDERKSKKAEIITIASGKGGVGKTLFSVNTAIECALLGKKTLLIDADLGLANVHIMTGIYPDFDLMDVVNNKKSIQEVIVEGPGGIHIIPGASGIFQLSNISHQKRQTLVDQLNKLETDYDVIIVDAEAGLSHNVLKFISIADRAVIITTPDLTALSDAYAIIKVIRLRKSNENIGVVINRARSINEADTVYKKLSMATEKFLSYKLIKYGFILEDAITVKESIQTRKPIAVQFPKTKVGASLKNVVYELFKVEAKKVVEPNIILNRFSMLLENIRTRETV, from the coding sequence ATGTTTTCATTTTCGACTAACGAGTCAGGAATAAACGACGAAAGAAAATCCAAAAAGGCGGAGATAATAACCATAGCCAGCGGTAAAGGTGGCGTGGGTAAAACATTGTTTTCAGTTAATACCGCTATCGAATGTGCGTTGCTCGGTAAAAAAACATTACTTATTGATGCTGATCTGGGCTTGGCCAATGTTCATATTATGACCGGTATCTACCCCGATTTCGATCTGATGGATGTTGTAAATAATAAGAAAAGCATTCAAGAGGTAATAGTAGAAGGGCCGGGAGGTATTCATATTATTCCCGGAGCTTCAGGCATATTCCAGCTCTCCAATATTTCCCATCAGAAGAGACAAACCCTGGTTGACCAGTTAAACAAACTGGAGACAGACTATGATGTAATCATTGTTGATGCAGAAGCTGGTTTATCACATAATGTGCTTAAGTTTATTTCCATTGCCGACAGAGCTGTTATTATTACTACACCAGACCTCACAGCGCTTTCCGATGCCTATGCCATTATTAAAGTCATTCGTTTGAGAAAGAGCAATGAGAATATAGGAGTCGTCATAAACAGGGCCAGGAGCATCAATGAGGCTGATACAGTCTATAAAAAACTTTCTATGGCTACGGAAAAGTTTTTAAGCTATAAATTAATTAAATATGGCTTTATTTTGGAAGACGCTATTACAGTTAAGGAATCAATTCAAACCAGAAAGCCGATTGCAGTGCAGTTCCCCAAGACAAAAGTTGGGGCCAGCTTGAAAAATGTTGTTTATGAGCTGTTTAAAGTAGAAGCTAAAAAAGTAGTAGAGCCCAACATAATCCTAAACAGATTTTCCATGCTGCTGGAAAACATCCGTACCCGCGAAACTGTTTAA